The following nucleotide sequence is from Drosophila simulans strain w501 chromosome 3L, Prin_Dsim_3.1, whole genome shotgun sequence.
TAAGGTGTACAGTGAGTCACATTTTTTGCCGCTCCAACATTATCTACCTTTCTAAAGAACGCACAAATTGCCCATTCAATTGAGTCCCAAACTATCTATAGATAAGAAAAAATCCCATAACGAGCATCCGACGCGATTAGATTAAGTCATGCACTGAACGGCTTTGGTTGTTAGTtcgtttcgatttcgatttcgacgGATTTCGATTATTAATATGGCCTATAGTATAAATTCATGTCCTCGGATCAGTACTCCTTGTTGAAGTAGTCGCGTATGCTGCGCTTCACAATGGGCGTCAGTTGGGCGACCTGCTTCTGCACTTCATCCGTGTTCTTATCCTTGTGATAGAAGACCGTGAAGTAGACAATCAAGCCGATCACCACGACCATCAGGAGCGCAGAAAACACGATGCTCAGCAGCATCTTGCAGGCGCAGGAACAGCAGCTGCAAGGATATAGAAAAATCTGATTAGAAAAGTTGATACATGATCATCAAGCCGGAGATATCCTGGATGTCAGATCTAGTTGTCAGATCAAATCAGGTTCAATCCCGAATACTTAGGATGGTTGTAACTCAAGATACCCATTTCTAAATTGCCTAAATTGGCTTTATCCATAGCTGGTCAAGATCTctcacatataatatatatagtatatatttgtatataattaGTGGGTCAGAAACCGATGGAAACTTACCAGCAAACCACTTTGCCGGGACATTTGAGGCATTCACAGAGAGCGTTGCACATGGTGATGACGGTTTTGGGTTATTCTattatagatagatagatacagTATATTTCCGATTCCCGATGCGTGGTTGACCAACACAAAATATTAACTGAAGCGGGTAACTGCCATCGACCGCATTTTGGGGTCTACGGGTATTGAAAGCTTTAATCATATCGGgcgaaaaaatatcaaatagaCTGATAACAAGTCGGCTATAATTATCACTACGCCAGTGACAAAAGTGGGCGAGAGTTATTGGAAAACGGAGCTTACAATGTTTCCATTCGACCgaggtatctgtatctgcattaTCCATCTTTTGGTACTGGTGCATCCAGCAGAATAAAAATACGGAATAGAACTACTTGTTTTTCACACATCTCGAGTGAAGAGGGACTGATCGTAATACTTAtcatatatatgaaatattataaagGAAACTAATGTTAGCACGACGATAAACACAATGACAACGATTAGGCGTCGATTCCAGCACATAGTTTCctacatttgattttatttactatttagttccaaataaataagaaacaaaGAATTTGATTAGGGTCGCAAAGGTAGATGAATCATTTTGAACTGGAGTGTAGGGCGCAGAGTGTTTGTGACAAtgacaaattgttttgttcGGTTAAAGATATGTATGTCTCATCCGTTCTAGATTGTTAAAAGACAACAATCAACTTTGTGGCAATAGAAGGGGTTTTTACCAACCTCAAGCTTTCTATATTTAAGGCATTACTGAGCAGGAAGTAATATATACCTGTTATCATCACAAATCAAAACTCTGGTAGGAGCTTTCTAGAAATTCTGCTCAATTTGAAGAGTATTGTAATGCCTCGAGGATTTGGCAATCTCTATCAAAAAAACCTATTAGCTGATAGTGGAAAGTTGTCAACTAAGCTGCAAATACCAGAAATAGTACTTGAAATACCACGAAAATAACGCTGTTGGGGAATTTTTCATCAAACCTTATCTATATGGTAAAACCCTAATTGTTAACAAAGCCTAAAGTCGACTATCCCTTTTTCGgtaattacttatttaatatttttaataatatatcatatatatatttataaggaTATTCAATCTGATGGAAACTTACCAGCAAATAACTTTGCCAGGACATTTAAGGCATTCACAAATGGCGTTGCACATGATGATAATCCTTGTTTGAAGTTTGTGGTGTATGAGTATTCGATTGGGTTCCCGAAAATGATTTTAGCCAAGTATTTGCGTACTTCGATCTGATCTTGACCAATCCAATTGGATAACTGACTCTACGTACAGTGccatttttcccattttggcGTGAAAAGTATGAAAAGCTCTCAACCTGCTGATGGAAAAAAAGTGAGATATCGATAAAGATTCCAGTTATAATCAACAAAATCAGAAGAGAAGTGTTAGAAAATAAAGCTTACCACATTTTTCGGAGTGGGTGGATTTGAAGAGAGTATTATAATTTTTGcaacaaattttataatataatttatttagaaaaaatctaaacatacaaacgaaaatataatataagcTAATGAAATTCTTTCTAAGCAACGATAAGTGCTCTATAACGTTGAAAGTTTCAAATGTAAGATATTTCTTAGTGTttattcttattattaaataatttgagtaattaaaaaaatacgaGTGTACTGAAAATTGAAAGCTAAACAACAATAATTGATTCCTCGGGGGTTCACGTTAGCTTTTTGGCAATTCCCAAGGAAAATGAGTAATCTACAAGTAATCTTTATAATGGCTGAAAAGATATGATtgagttttattatttttacgcGAAGAAATACTAGCTAACATTAAGGTTATGTTAAAACTAAGCACTTAAGGTAGGTTCAGTTCACAGGAACCTTATCAATATCATTAAAGTTCGACAAAAATAGctttaatatgatttattaattacagGTTATTGTGgtacttaataaaaaaaaccaaccactttgtttatttgatttattttgaaaaatataacaatcTATTTTGGGTCATTTTAGAGGAAACTATGTCACGATTTCGATATTCTCCGATTGAAATTGGTAAGCTTTTTTTGG
It contains:
- the LOC6738153 gene encoding protein midgut expression 1 isoform X1, whose amino-acid sequence is MCNALCECLKCPGKVVCCCCSCACKMLLSIVFSALLMVVVIGLIVYFTVFYHKDKNTDEVQKQVAQLTPIVKRSIRDYFNKEY
- the LOC6738153 gene encoding protein midgut expression 1 isoform X2, with translation MCNAICECLKCPGKVICCCCSCACKMLLSIVFSALLMVVVIGLIVYFTVFYHKDKNTDEVQKQVAQLTPIVKRSIRDYFNKEY